A part of Victivallis lenta genomic DNA contains:
- a CDS encoding sugar transferase — protein sequence MKRTFHMHVWYFTVGTSYRLKRFFDIVLSLAALAALSPFLLAVAVWVKLDSSGPVIYRQVRVGRFGRHFRFYKFRTMRIDADRIKQRLMAENQSADGVIFKMKRDPRVTRIGRYLRKFSIDELPQLFNVLIGDMSLVGPRPPLPDEVRLYTLEDRKRLNVVPGLTCIWQISGRSDIPFSKQVQLDKEYIASRGFWQDCRILVKTVPAILTGRGAY from the coding sequence ATGAAGCGGACTTTCCATATGCATGTCTGGTATTTCACGGTCGGGACGTCTTACCGCCTCAAGCGCTTTTTCGACATTGTGCTGTCGCTTGCGGCGCTTGCGGCGCTGTCGCCGTTCCTGCTGGCCGTCGCGGTCTGGGTCAAGCTCGACTCGTCCGGACCGGTCATTTACCGGCAGGTGCGGGTCGGCCGGTTCGGACGCCATTTCCGGTTCTACAAGTTCCGCACGATGCGGATCGACGCGGACCGGATCAAGCAGCGGCTCATGGCCGAAAATCAGTCGGCCGACGGAGTGATCTTCAAGATGAAGCGCGATCCGCGGGTGACCCGGATCGGCCGGTATCTGCGCAAGTTCAGCATCGACGAGCTGCCGCAGCTGTTCAACGTGCTGATCGGCGACATGAGCCTGGTCGGGCCGCGGCCGCCGCTGCCCGACGAGGTCCGGCTTTACACGCTCGAGGACCGCAAACGGCTGAACGTGGTTCCGGGGCTCACCTGCATCTGGCAGATCTCGGGCCGCAGCGACATTCCGTTTTCGAAGCAGGTCCAGCTTGACAAGGAGTATATCGCTTCGCGCGGTTTCTGGCAGGACTGCCGGATTCTGGTCAAAACGGTTCCGGCGATTTTGACCGGGCGGGGGGCGTATTGA
- a CDS encoding Hpt domain-containing protein — MNEQFRAHLAGTLGIDDAELQDELIAEYKRTVTDSIAQMKEAAAAADFERLRRLGHALKGCALNIGHPAAHECSLGIENGAKESDIAACNARIAELIRLAAELE, encoded by the coding sequence ATGAACGAACAATTCAGAGCGCACCTGGCCGGGACGCTGGGCATCGACGACGCCGAGCTCCAGGATGAACTGATTGCGGAATACAAGCGGACCGTGACCGATTCGATCGCGCAGATGAAAGAGGCCGCCGCTGCGGCCGACTTCGAACGGCTCCGCCGCCTCGGGCATGCGCTGAAAGGGTGTGCGCTCAACATCGGCCACCCCGCGGCGCACGAATGCTCGCTCGGTATCGAGAACGGGGCGAAGGAGTCGGACATCGCGGCGTGCAATGCGCGGATCGCGGAACTGATCCGTCTTGCGGCGGAATTGGAGTGA
- a CDS encoding serine/threonine protein kinase: MVRRESCFETRNTGTGMPGCTVVSGDVRERSVRVSRLSFFLGRFGSKTANAGELPGRTDIGDDEELELRKNTVREEFADFDENFELREQIADGGQGLISRAVDKKLNRIVAVKTLNGTLKERSSSRNAFVAEARVTGRLDHPAVVPVHGLYSDSAGNLHLAMKLVRGDTLKEYLDKTASLYRRMPRRQVERGERKMLQQRLEIFLRVCEAVAYAHHRKVIHRDLKPENIMIGSFSETYVMDWGIAEHQSWKDAGSASGKFSGTVQYAAPEIINSQAYDSRSDIYSLGLILFEMVYLKPAYPSGSMPEAVEMARKGRIAFCDHRFRCRVDRDLTMIVRKALAPLPAERYQNVKSLMKDLRSYLRCDEVSANPDGIRGRLFRSFRRNYRPLLLIWGMLLLGCMCLVSLFLYREMEKEAVRRQTEAAFSEIYSKGVHAATQFDFRLHSFENLLNTLSWETSLLLERPAAGGEKMTFYGFSGAARPEGEPPGFAYSPVYRRKIDLDTFVYLVPRAVRPETVELRGTLLKLDPLRRGFFRLVSQSLAEVSPVPAGEEKQKEMIRSFAKPPFAWVYVGLKSGLYVCYPYHDDCDEDYDPRQRPWYRLAEEAADRQAVWSEPYVGHGAAAKTGRGELIVTCARAVTGDDGRVLGVAAADITLARLREMMLQNVNASRAVTNRYLVDGGGRVIIGSGSGPEDETAPEDDGFRQFPNPELLRTIRDRRNGRLFVTEDGVRRLYFFQKIETVGWMYIERIDFAEMLRSKHKTTNKLSDIV; the protein is encoded by the coding sequence ATGGTACGGCGGGAGAGCTGTTTCGAGACGCGGAATACCGGAACCGGGATGCCCGGATGCACCGTTGTGTCCGGTGACGTCCGGGAGCGCTCCGTCCGTGTTTCGCGGCTCAGCTTCTTCCTCGGCAGGTTCGGGTCGAAAACGGCCAATGCCGGCGAACTGCCGGGCCGGACGGACATCGGGGACGACGAAGAGCTCGAACTGCGGAAAAACACGGTCAGGGAGGAGTTTGCCGATTTCGACGAAAACTTTGAACTTCGGGAGCAGATCGCGGACGGCGGACAGGGGCTCATCAGCCGGGCGGTCGATAAAAAGCTCAACCGCATCGTCGCCGTGAAGACCCTGAATGGAACATTGAAGGAGCGCAGCAGCAGCCGGAATGCCTTTGTCGCCGAAGCGAGGGTGACCGGCCGGCTCGACCATCCGGCAGTCGTGCCGGTGCACGGGCTTTATTCGGATTCCGCCGGCAATCTGCATCTGGCGATGAAGCTGGTCCGCGGGGATACGCTGAAGGAGTATCTGGACAAGACCGCGTCTCTGTACCGCAGGATGCCGCGCAGGCAGGTCGAACGCGGCGAACGGAAAATGCTCCAGCAGCGGCTCGAGATCTTTCTGCGGGTCTGTGAAGCGGTCGCGTATGCCCATCACCGGAAGGTGATTCACCGCGACCTGAAACCGGAGAACATCATGATCGGTTCGTTCAGCGAGACTTACGTCATGGACTGGGGAATCGCCGAGCACCAGTCCTGGAAGGATGCCGGGAGCGCGTCCGGCAAATTCTCCGGCACGGTGCAGTATGCGGCGCCGGAGATCATCAACAGCCAGGCTTACGATTCGCGGTCGGACATCTATTCGCTCGGGCTGATTCTGTTCGAGATGGTCTACCTGAAGCCGGCCTATCCGTCCGGCTCGATGCCGGAGGCGGTCGAAATGGCGCGGAAGGGGCGCATCGCGTTCTGCGATCACCGTTTCCGCTGCCGGGTGGACCGGGATCTGACGATGATCGTCCGCAAGGCGCTCGCCCCCCTGCCGGCGGAGCGTTACCAGAACGTCAAATCGCTGATGAAGGACCTGCGCAGCTATCTGCGGTGCGACGAGGTTTCGGCCAATCCGGACGGCATCCGCGGCCGGCTGTTCCGCAGCTTCCGGCGCAATTACCGGCCGCTGCTTCTGATCTGGGGGATGCTGCTCCTGGGCTGCATGTGTCTGGTTTCGCTGTTTCTTTACCGGGAGATGGAGAAAGAGGCCGTACGCAGGCAGACGGAGGCGGCGTTTTCGGAGATCTATTCGAAGGGGGTCCATGCGGCGACCCAGTTCGATTTCCGGCTGCACTCCTTCGAGAATTTGCTCAATACGCTCTCCTGGGAGACGTCGCTTCTGCTCGAACGCCCGGCCGCCGGGGGGGAGAAAATGACGTTTTACGGGTTCTCCGGCGCGGCGCGGCCGGAAGGCGAACCGCCCGGCTTCGCCTATTCGCCGGTCTACCGGCGGAAGATCGATCTCGACACTTTCGTTTATCTGGTGCCGCGCGCGGTACGGCCGGAGACGGTGGAACTGCGCGGGACGCTGCTGAAGCTCGATCCGCTCCGCCGCGGATTTTTCCGGCTCGTTTCGCAGAGCCTGGCGGAAGTTTCGCCGGTTCCGGCCGGGGAGGAGAAGCAGAAAGAGATGATCCGCTCTTTTGCGAAGCCGCCGTTTGCGTGGGTCTATGTCGGGCTGAAATCCGGATTGTATGTCTGCTACCCGTACCACGACGATTGCGATGAGGATTACGACCCGCGGCAGCGGCCGTGGTACCGGCTGGCGGAAGAGGCCGCGGACCGTCAGGCGGTATGGAGCGAACCGTACGTCGGCCACGGCGCCGCCGCGAAGACCGGCCGGGGCGAACTCATCGTCACCTGCGCCCGGGCGGTGACGGGGGACGACGGCCGCGTGCTCGGCGTCGCGGCGGCGGATATCACGCTGGCCCGGCTCCGTGAAATGATGCTGCAGAACGTCAATGCCTCCCGCGCCGTCACGAACCGTTATCTGGTTGACGGGGGCGGCCGCGTCATCATCGGCAGCGGTTCCGGCCCGGAGGACGAAACCGCGCCGGAGGACGACGGGTTCCGGCAGTTCCCGAATCCGGAGCTGCTGCGGACGATCCGGGACAGGCGGAACGGGCGGCTGTTCGTCACTGAAGACGGTGTGCGCCGGCTCTATTTCTTCCAGAAGATCGAGACGGTCGGCTGGATGTATATCGAACGGATTGACTTTGCGGAGATGCTCCGCAGCAAACATAAAACAACCAACAAATTATCGGATATCGTATGA
- a CDS encoding PAS domain S-box protein encodes MAFCRTNDSGIRRKRSPAAAVFLLLLLLGCLLPREAGAAEEIAVRKRILYIASADGSALWTEEVLDGFLDGIRRGNARPEIDVAELGILRNPEFAVRRQDSEYLLKAMRRRKYDVVVTEGYAATELVMSRHAEIPRQTQIVFCGYMNFDRTKRVQYPNMTGVELPGSLMDNVRFGLSLLPRTQKIAVVTAGSPQGEALYREFAAEAKSFDGPGIVFLHGSFMGTEEMLRQLRQLPEEAFVVLAGWRSALPEPSVPEKLMREKIVAAAGRPVFTLFDTGLGDGAAGGILLRGGAHGRETAALASRILGGERAGELPVLRSGAQPVMDWNALPQLELSPGQLPPETAFVNRPGPGWKAWYQEGAAGIAVVLIALTAYLFFTVQRDRSRKKMNALFAALPIHVGVVDGRGRILFYQAGNPVFSTRRPKRLPELPLELLREIERPLAEVFRTGAPARLEYGVFGTYLQLELLSLPRQIFRREAVMWISADVTQLHKAYTGMTRLADNFRLILDSIGDAVIVTDCDGVIVRMNPMARKLTGWEENTAVGRKVDDVFAVVPAAGEKGEETIVRAVLDRGEEVRFDNHTELLSRDGKRYHVTASASPIREADGEISGAVLFFRDVTDDFEKRATLDAQNAILRNATEVARIVYFRCDETGRMTPLGDFGRHWGCRDGGPVPAEEWLEPADLDGYRRELTRLFSGAADAVNCFYRAGGETPKRSYEMRLVKSPQTGENGARVFYGIIQDITELVRQREQLREAMESAQAANRDKSRFIAGVSHELRAPLDAVIGFSELLQMDGIPREEVLRDLQAVNLAGRTLLAMVNNVFDFTEIETDKLEIQPSPMNLRELLSEIFMIFRQTAEGRNLKLELILPEHMPRVVLDPQRLRQVLLNLVGRAVRSVRDGSVVISAKFAMAEAASGHGELAIRIIAAGNAVECALVTGRFGGAGEAGLEYKLSQRLCSRMGGSLECTGGSGGGGSFTVVFRELPCVPSAPAETVEPAEPGGERNDRVLLVDDVPMNLKVMSAMFNRLEIPHTCCASAREAIGEVGRAIPAAVFTDLWMPEMGGDELAGFLARNPATASVPVVVVTSDLEIGRNVRSHFREVLLKPLTLEALQECLKHIRSVESPERPEGAQI; translated from the coding sequence ATGGCGTTCTGCAGAACAAATGATTCCGGCATAAGGAGGAAGAGGAGCCCGGCTGCGGCCGTGTTCCTGCTGCTCCTGCTGCTTGGCTGCCTGCTTCCTCGGGAAGCGGGGGCGGCGGAGGAGATCGCCGTCCGGAAGCGGATTCTCTACATCGCTTCCGCCGACGGCTCCGCCCTCTGGACGGAAGAGGTGCTCGACGGGTTTCTCGACGGCATCCGCCGCGGGAACGCCCGGCCGGAGATCGACGTCGCAGAGCTCGGGATTCTGCGCAATCCGGAGTTTGCCGTGCGGCGGCAGGACAGTGAGTATCTGCTGAAAGCCATGCGGAGACGAAAGTACGATGTCGTCGTCACGGAGGGATACGCGGCGACGGAGCTGGTCATGTCGCGCCATGCGGAGATTCCGCGGCAGACGCAGATCGTTTTCTGCGGCTATATGAATTTCGACCGCACGAAGCGGGTTCAATATCCGAATATGACGGGCGTGGAGTTGCCCGGCAGCCTGATGGACAATGTGCGTTTCGGCCTGTCGCTGCTGCCCCGGACGCAGAAGATCGCGGTCGTCACGGCCGGGTCGCCGCAGGGCGAGGCGCTTTATCGGGAATTCGCCGCGGAAGCGAAGAGTTTCGACGGTCCCGGAATCGTGTTCCTGCACGGCTCGTTCATGGGGACGGAAGAGATGCTCCGGCAGCTCCGGCAGTTGCCGGAGGAGGCCTTCGTGGTTCTGGCCGGCTGGCGGAGCGCCCTGCCGGAGCCGTCCGTTCCGGAAAAGCTCATGCGGGAAAAGATCGTCGCCGCGGCCGGCCGGCCGGTGTTCACTCTGTTCGACACGGGACTCGGCGACGGCGCCGCCGGCGGGATTCTGCTGCGGGGCGGCGCGCACGGACGGGAGACGGCGGCGCTCGCTTCCCGGATTCTGGGCGGAGAGCGGGCCGGCGAACTCCCGGTTCTCCGGAGCGGTGCGCAGCCGGTCATGGACTGGAACGCCCTGCCGCAACTGGAGCTGTCGCCGGGACAGCTGCCGCCGGAGACCGCGTTCGTCAACCGGCCCGGTCCGGGCTGGAAGGCGTGGTATCAGGAGGGTGCGGCCGGTATCGCGGTTGTGCTGATTGCGCTGACCGCTTATCTGTTTTTCACGGTGCAGCGGGACCGGAGCCGGAAAAAGATGAATGCGCTGTTCGCCGCTTTGCCGATCCATGTCGGCGTGGTGGACGGCAGGGGGCGGATTCTGTTCTACCAGGCCGGGAACCCGGTCTTTTCGACCCGGCGGCCGAAGCGGCTGCCGGAACTGCCGCTCGAGCTTCTGCGGGAGATTGAACGGCCGCTGGCCGAGGTGTTCCGCACCGGTGCGCCGGCCCGGCTCGAATACGGCGTATTCGGCACTTATCTGCAGCTGGAGCTGCTGAGTCTGCCCCGGCAGATTTTCCGGCGCGAGGCGGTCATGTGGATTTCGGCGGATGTGACGCAGCTGCACAAGGCGTATACCGGCATGACCCGGCTTGCCGACAATTTCCGGCTGATCCTCGATTCGATCGGAGATGCCGTGATCGTGACGGATTGCGACGGCGTTATTGTCCGGATGAACCCGATGGCGCGGAAGCTGACGGGGTGGGAGGAGAATACGGCGGTCGGCCGGAAGGTCGATGACGTGTTCGCCGTCGTCCCGGCGGCCGGGGAAAAGGGGGAGGAGACGATCGTGCGCGCCGTGCTCGACCGTGGCGAAGAGGTGCGCTTCGACAATCACACGGAGCTGCTTTCCCGCGACGGCAAACGGTATCACGTTACGGCCAGCGCTTCTCCGATCCGCGAGGCGGACGGCGAAATTTCCGGCGCGGTTCTCTTTTTCCGGGACGTGACGGACGATTTCGAGAAGCGTGCCACGCTCGATGCGCAGAATGCGATTCTGCGCAATGCGACCGAGGTCGCCCGCATCGTCTATTTCCGCTGCGACGAGACCGGCCGGATGACGCCGCTCGGCGATTTCGGCCGTCATTGGGGCTGCCGCGACGGCGGGCCGGTTCCGGCCGAGGAGTGGCTCGAACCGGCCGATCTGGACGGATACCGCCGCGAGCTGACCCGGCTCTTCTCGGGCGCCGCGGACGCGGTCAACTGCTTCTACCGCGCCGGCGGCGAGACTCCGAAGCGCAGCTACGAGATGCGCCTCGTGAAATCCCCGCAAACCGGCGAGAACGGCGCGCGGGTGTTTTACGGCATCATTCAGGATATTACCGAACTGGTCCGCCAGCGCGAGCAACTCCGCGAGGCGATGGAGTCGGCGCAGGCCGCCAACCGCGACAAAAGCCGTTTTATCGCCGGGGTCAGCCACGAGCTGCGCGCTCCGCTCGATGCCGTGATCGGCTTTTCGGAGCTGCTGCAGATGGACGGCATTCCGCGCGAGGAGGTCCTGCGGGATCTGCAGGCCGTCAACTTGGCCGGGCGCACGCTTCTGGCCATGGTCAACAATGTGTTCGACTTTACGGAGATCGAGACGGACAAGCTTGAGATCCAGCCTTCTCCGATGAATCTGCGGGAGCTGCTTTCGGAGATCTTCATGATTTTCCGGCAGACCGCCGAGGGCCGGAATCTGAAGCTTGAGCTGATTCTGCCTGAGCACATGCCGCGGGTGGTGCTCGATCCGCAGCGGCTGCGGCAGGTCCTGCTGAACCTGGTCGGCCGGGCGGTCAGGTCGGTACGGGACGGGAGCGTGGTCATCTCGGCGAAATTCGCGATGGCTGAAGCCGCTTCCGGTCACGGCGAGCTGGCGATCCGGATCATCGCGGCCGGCAATGCGGTGGAGTGCGCCCTGGTCACCGGCCGTTTCGGCGGCGCCGGGGAGGCCGGACTCGAATACAAGCTTTCGCAGCGGCTCTGCAGCCGGATGGGCGGCAGCCTCGAATGCACGGGCGGCTCCGGCGGGGGCGGTTCGTTCACCGTCGTTTTCCGGGAGCTGCCGTGCGTGCCGTCCGCACCGGCGGAAACGGTGGAGCCGGCGGAGCCCGGCGGGGAGAGGAACGACCGTGTTCTTCTCGTGGATGATGTTCCGATGAATTTGAAGGTCATGAGCGCGATGTTCAACCGCCTGGAAATTCCGCACACCTGCTGCGCGTCGGCGCGCGAGGCGATCGGCGAGGTCGGCCGGGCGATTCCGGCGGCGGTGTTCACGGACTTGTGGATGCCGGAGATGGGCGGGGACGAACTGGCCGGATTCCTGGCCCGGAATCCGGCAACGGCTTCGGTTCCGGTCGTAGTTGTGACGTCGGATCTCGAGATCGGCCGGAATGTCCGCAGCCATTTCCGGGAAGTTCTGCTGAAGCCGCTGACGCTGGAGGCGCTGCAGGAGTGTTTGAAGCATATCCGTTCCGTCGAAAGTCCGGAGCGGCCGGAAGGAGCGCAGATCTGA
- a CDS encoding ATP-binding SpoIIE family protein phosphatase, with product MSDRKYNVLVLDDEKFILLTVSACLKNGPFQVTTADHAEQALDAFKQKRFDAVLSDIMMDSVDGFKFRDMIRNYNKRIPIIFLTSLMDDIDNSLINQIMKDSYSYYLNKNFTRTSLLEKLDQVVRAYQAQNEISQLEKKIESDLELAAQVQTAMLPPWIRFTECYEFSFIYRPLFKISGDLFEWIPIDPQSCLCVFGDISGHGIHSALTMTAVQSILKQMITIHAPDELRPDRILRQLNDFFCEKLNMCSYMTCLIGIWNFRDNRLIYHNAGHPDLLCFHAGNGEWFDPNPRKRGSLPVGMLREADYLESNNVELEFADDTVFLAHSDGLWDIGTHPNDQAGVDVKTFQQLASAAVKDNYVVEIPFRLSGALEQIGYDTPMDDYSLFALKKLSSEVGRTIFLRQIPPDMASIDRATQEAAEFIEKQLHSEELAGRVEIQLSEFLVNIFKHGLGNYKKATDVIAVLIRGVEEGVNVTVLDRGRFWENGDEDSTEEVDQLLAELSRKKAESGRGIPLIRKLSPQISRRHLCGLNETIFTVKYENAEGREERDR from the coding sequence ATGAGTGATCGCAAATACAACGTACTGGTTCTGGATGATGAAAAGTTCATCCTGCTGACTGTTTCCGCCTGCCTCAAGAACGGCCCCTTTCAGGTGACGACGGCGGACCACGCCGAGCAGGCGCTCGACGCTTTCAAGCAGAAGCGGTTCGACGCCGTGCTCTCCGACATCATGATGGATTCGGTGGACGGGTTCAAGTTCAGGGACATGATCCGCAACTACAACAAGCGGATTCCGATCATCTTCCTGACCTCCCTCATGGACGACATCGACAACTCGCTCATCAACCAGATCATGAAGGACAGTTATTCGTATTACCTGAACAAGAACTTCACGCGCACGAGCCTGCTTGAAAAGCTCGATCAGGTCGTGAGGGCGTATCAGGCGCAGAACGAGATCTCCCAGCTCGAGAAGAAGATTGAGAGCGACCTCGAGCTGGCGGCGCAGGTGCAGACCGCCATGCTGCCGCCGTGGATTCGTTTCACGGAGTGTTATGAGTTCAGCTTCATCTACCGGCCGCTCTTCAAGATCAGCGGCGACCTCTTCGAGTGGATTCCGATCGATCCGCAGAGCTGCCTGTGCGTATTCGGCGACATTTCCGGACACGGCATTCATTCCGCGCTGACCATGACGGCGGTCCAGTCGATTCTGAAGCAGATGATCACGATTCATGCGCCGGACGAGTTGCGGCCGGACCGGATTCTGCGGCAGTTGAACGATTTTTTCTGCGAGAAGCTCAACATGTGCAGTTACATGACCTGCCTGATCGGTATCTGGAATTTCCGGGACAACCGGCTGATCTACCACAATGCCGGCCACCCCGATCTGCTCTGCTTCCACGCCGGAAACGGCGAATGGTTCGACCCGAATCCGCGCAAGCGCGGCAGTCTGCCGGTCGGTATGCTGCGCGAGGCGGACTATCTCGAGTCGAACAATGTGGAGCTGGAATTCGCCGACGACACCGTGTTCCTCGCCCATTCCGACGGATTGTGGGATATCGGAACGCATCCGAACGACCAGGCGGGCGTCGATGTCAAGACCTTCCAGCAGCTCGCTTCGGCGGCGGTGAAGGACAACTATGTCGTGGAGATTCCGTTCCGTCTTTCCGGGGCGCTCGAGCAGATCGGCTACGACACGCCGATGGACGACTATTCGCTCTTCGCGCTGAAGAAGCTCAGTTCGGAGGTCGGCAGAACGATCTTCCTGCGCCAGATTCCGCCCGACATGGCTTCGATCGACCGGGCCACGCAGGAGGCGGCGGAATTCATCGAGAAACAGTTGCACTCCGAAGAACTGGCGGGCAGGGTCGAGATTCAGCTCAGCGAGTTTCTGGTCAACATCTTCAAGCACGGGCTCGGCAACTACAAGAAAGCGACCGACGTGATCGCCGTGCTGATCAGGGGGGTCGAGGAGGGCGTCAACGTCACCGTGCTCGACCGGGGCAGGTTCTGGGAGAACGGCGATGAGGATTCCACCGAGGAGGTCGACCAGCTTCTGGCGGAGCTGAGCCGGAAGAAGGCCGAGAGCGGCCGCGGGATTCCGCTGATCCGCAAGCTTTCGCCGCAGATCAGCCGCAGGCATCTCTGCGGCCTCAACGAAACGATTTTCACCGTCAAATACGAAAACGCCGAAGGCAGAGAGGAGAGAGACAGATGA
- a CDS encoding O-antigen ligase family protein: MKYILFSIAAAGVIPAAFFMVYDRRLLRITAFLIPLCALAFQQTAINFFSHELYRGTSRGMEVSLSYLCALVILLAILMRRGRLRLLPGAGSWLYCAYFLSCLVSTLNADSLLYSFFELWKMVMIYLVFLAVWNYLELTDDVELFWYAMGTVVLLNFPAVVWGYCSGVYQAHGVFPHQNSMSMYMSLAGNLFLARFFNCGGRFGRWFFAAAFGVASVSLVLTYSRGALACYPVGCALTVMLSLIYSFDRRKLTAAAAAGVAALLVFVVFLPRIVERFETAPEASGNTRLNFAVAAFNMMDDKLLGVGVNNWGIKINPPYTYSRHRDPALGYHEDYKDGIVETIYLLVGAECGYGGLAVLLGWFGYYWVLAARLLPRLAGTARFYVPAGVCGGLAAVYMQSVLEWVLKQQINFMQIMIVFAVVGYLNELRKRRNREALFRKKEETPAAA, translated from the coding sequence ATGAAGTACATTCTGTTCAGCATTGCGGCGGCGGGCGTGATCCCGGCGGCATTCTTCATGGTTTACGACCGGAGGCTGCTGCGGATCACGGCGTTCCTGATCCCGCTCTGCGCGCTGGCTTTCCAGCAGACCGCGATCAACTTCTTCTCGCATGAGCTGTATCGCGGAACGTCGCGCGGAATGGAGGTGTCGCTCTCCTATCTCTGCGCGCTGGTCATTCTGCTGGCGATCCTGATGCGGCGCGGGAGACTGCGCCTCCTGCCGGGAGCCGGGAGCTGGCTTTACTGCGCCTATTTCCTGAGCTGCCTCGTCTCGACGCTGAATGCCGACAGTCTGCTTTACTCGTTCTTCGAGCTCTGGAAGATGGTCATGATCTACCTCGTGTTTCTGGCGGTCTGGAATTACCTGGAGCTGACGGACGACGTGGAGCTCTTCTGGTATGCGATGGGGACGGTGGTGCTGCTGAATTTCCCGGCGGTCGTCTGGGGGTACTGCAGCGGCGTCTATCAGGCGCACGGCGTGTTTCCGCACCAGAACAGCATGAGCATGTACATGAGCCTGGCCGGGAATCTGTTTCTGGCCCGCTTCTTCAACTGCGGCGGCCGGTTCGGACGCTGGTTTTTCGCGGCCGCGTTCGGTGTTGCGTCCGTCTCGCTGGTTCTGACCTATTCGCGCGGGGCGCTGGCCTGTTATCCGGTCGGCTGCGCGCTGACGGTCATGCTGTCGCTGATCTATTCGTTCGACCGGAGAAAGCTGACTGCGGCGGCTGCGGCCGGCGTGGCTGCGCTGCTCGTATTCGTCGTATTCCTGCCGAGGATCGTCGAACGCTTCGAAACCGCGCCGGAGGCGTCGGGCAATACCCGGCTCAATTTCGCCGTCGCCGCGTTCAATATGATGGACGACAAGCTCCTCGGCGTCGGCGTCAACAACTGGGGGATCAAGATCAATCCGCCGTACACCTACAGCCGGCACCGCGACCCGGCTCTCGGCTATCACGAGGATTACAAGGACGGCATCGTCGAGACGATCTATCTGCTGGTCGGCGCTGAGTGCGGTTACGGCGGACTCGCCGTCCTGCTCGGCTGGTTCGGCTATTACTGGGTGCTGGCGGCCCGGCTGCTGCCACGGCTTGCCGGGACGGCCCGGTTTTATGTGCCGGCCGGCGTATGCGGCGGCCTTGCGGCGGTCTATATGCAGTCCGTCCTGGAGTGGGTCCTGAAGCAGCAGATCAATTTCATGCAGATCATGATTGTGTTTGCCGTCGTCGGCTATCTGAACGAACTCCGGAAGAGACGGAACCGCGAAGCCCTCTTCCGCAAAAAGGAGGAGACGCCCGCCGCGGCGTGA
- a CDS encoding polysaccharide biosynthesis/export family protein: MLKYVCILSAALLLGLCSCTVYDRGTGNYLDYPELTETNASIVEIATLSEEERRVRFERLKKLAEEPYPQYELDAGDVLNIKVYNHPDLETQTPVTPDGHVGMMFVGQVKVGGCTLPEASKRIEQALETYIKNPVVGISPVSINSQSVTIAGGVEHPGMYSVSSGLRLSDLFAKAGGSSSRLFDGQVVDVADFKHSLFIRGDRIIDVDFAAAIEKGDYWNNIKLHRGDYIYIAVRSETMVTILGEVHNPHRRIWNRTLGLLELIADGGGLRETYWQYAVIMRGGIADPTYYRVDLDGVLQGKKPNVMLEPGDIVYIPRDNISEYNVFIRKLMPTGQLINLFLTPAFYWTRF; encoded by the coding sequence ATGTTGAAATATGTTTGTATCCTGTCTGCCGCTCTCCTGCTCGGGCTCTGCTCCTGCACGGTATATGACCGCGGAACCGGCAACTATCTGGACTATCCGGAACTGACCGAGACGAACGCTTCGATCGTGGAGATCGCGACCTTGAGCGAGGAGGAGCGGCGGGTCCGCTTCGAGCGGCTCAAAAAGCTGGCCGAAGAACCGTATCCGCAATATGAGCTTGACGCCGGCGATGTGCTGAACATCAAGGTCTACAATCACCCCGACCTCGAGACGCAGACGCCGGTCACTCCGGACGGCCATGTCGGGATGATGTTCGTCGGCCAGGTCAAGGTGGGCGGCTGTACGCTGCCGGAGGCTTCGAAGAGGATCGAACAGGCGCTGGAGACTTACATCAAGAATCCGGTGGTCGGCATTTCGCCGGTGTCGATCAACTCCCAGAGCGTGACGATCGCCGGAGGCGTGGAACATCCCGGCATGTACAGCGTAAGCAGCGGCCTGCGCCTCTCCGACCTGTTTGCGAAGGCCGGCGGCTCCTCCAGCCGGTTGTTCGACGGGCAGGTCGTCGATGTGGCGGATTTCAAGCACTCGCTGTTCATCCGCGGCGACCGGATCATCGACGTCGATTTCGCCGCCGCGATCGAGAAGGGCGACTACTGGAACAACATCAAGCTGCACCGCGGAGATTATATCTACATCGCGGTCCGCTCCGAAACGATGGTCACGATCCTCGGGGAAGTCCATAATCCGCACCGGCGGATCTGGAACAGAACGCTCGGGCTGCTCGAGCTGATCGCCGACGGCGGCGGGCTCAGGGAGACCTACTGGCAATATGCCGTCATCATGCGCGGCGGCATCGCGGACCCGACCTACTACCGGGTCGACCTCGACGGCGTGCTGCAGGGGAAGAAGCCGAACGTCATGCTCGAACCCGGGGATATCGTCTATATCCCGAGAGACAACATCTCCGAGTACAACGTTTTCATCCGCAAGCTGATGCCGACCGGGCAGCTGATCAATCTGTTCCTGACTCCGGCATTCTACTGGACGAGATTCTGA